A section of the Petrotoga sp. 9PW.55.5.1 genome encodes:
- the nadD gene encoding nicotinate (nicotinamide) nucleotide adenylyltransferase produces MLILFGGSFNPPHIGHKIIAEIAYDEFKPEKFIIMPSPTPPHKKIEHIADYTKRYLWCKDVFNDNYFEVSNLEAILPKPSYTVKTIEYLFHYYKVIYLLIGEDSLINFKKWYKWEDILKKTKLIVYPRYFTEKKNYVDNVEHIMLQSPIIDISSTLIRERIKNGKTVKGMVDDKIIDEVKSFYSYYNL; encoded by the coding sequence ATGCTAATTCTTTTTGGAGGCAGTTTTAATCCGCCCCATATAGGTCATAAAATAATAGCCGAGATTGCATATGACGAATTTAAACCAGAAAAATTTATAATTATGCCATCTCCAACTCCTCCACATAAAAAAATAGAGCATATTGCTGATTACACAAAAAGATATTTGTGGTGTAAAGATGTTTTTAACGATAATTATTTTGAAGTTAGTAATCTTGAAGCTATATTACCTAAACCATCTTATACTGTGAAGACTATTGAATACTTATTTCATTATTACAAGGTTATTTATCTCTTAATAGGAGAAGATTCCCTTATAAATTTTAAAAAATGGTACAAATGGGAAGATATTTTAAAAAAAACAAAATTAATTGTGTATCCTAGGTATTTTACAGAAAAGAAAAATTATGTGGACAATGTGGAACATATCATGCTGCAAAGCCCTATTATTGATATATCTTCTACATTGATCAGAGAAAGAATAAAAAACGGAAAAACAGTCAAAGGAATGGTTGATGACAAAATAATCGATGAGGTAAAAAGTTTTTATTCCTACTACAATTTATAA
- a CDS encoding cyclodeaminase/cyclohydrolase family protein, with protein MLSDMKLRDFLEKLSSKEPAPGGGSASALAGATAASLGCMVANLTIGKKKYQDVEEEIKKIKEKLEEYRNKFLIEMEEDAKAFNKVIDALKLPKDTEEQKKVRKEKIQEATKEATLVPLKISKDALDVMELAESIAEKGYKMALSDAVIAVILAKDAVLGGIYNVKINLPNIKDQEFVDNIKSAIEKMESEANAIELRTLYNTHL; from the coding sequence TTGTTATCAGATATGAAATTAAGAGATTTTTTAGAGAAACTTTCTTCAAAAGAACCAGCTCCTGGAGGCGGAAGTGCTTCTGCATTAGCCGGAGCAACAGCTGCGAGTTTAGGTTGCATGGTAGCAAACCTTACAATTGGTAAAAAAAAGTATCAAGATGTAGAAGAAGAAATAAAAAAAATAAAAGAAAAATTAGAGGAATACAGAAATAAGTTCCTAATTGAAATGGAAGAAGACGCAAAAGCTTTCAATAAAGTTATCGATGCATTAAAATTACCAAAAGATACAGAAGAACAAAAAAAAGTTAGAAAAGAAAAAATTCAAGAAGCCACAAAAGAAGCTACATTAGTACCTTTAAAGATTTCCAAAGATGCTTTGGATGTCATGGAATTGGCAGAATCAATAGCAGAAAAAGGTTATAAAATGGCTTTAAGCGATGCTGTAATTGCAGTGATACTAGCTAAAGATGCTGTTTTAGGGGGGATATACAATGTGAAAATTAATCTTCCAAATATAAAAGATCAGGAGTTCGTTGATAATATAAAAAGCGCGATAGAGAAAATGGAATCAGAAGCAAATGCTATTGAATTAAGAACACTTTACAATACTCACTTATAA